In Pirellula sp. SH-Sr6A, the DNA window TCGATCGGATCAATTGATCGAGTGTGGTGGGTGCCTTCGAGTATTGTTCGATCGCATGCTCTACCCGGTGGATGAACTCCCAAGTCTCCATGCGATCGCGATACCCTTCCAATCGCATCCCCGGCGTACCGCACCGCAAGCACTTGGGCCGATTATCGATCTTCGGAAGCTCAAGCTCTTGAAGTCTCGCGGATGGGGGAAGCGACGCATGTCGCTTCCCTAGGGAATCAGCATTGTGCTTGGCCAAGAGCAAGCGGACTCTTTGAAGCGTCTCCTTGCGCCCTTTCCCTTGAAAGAGACCTGCATAGCGCACGCGATGCACGTTGCTCGGAACGATGTGGAGCAAGAACCGGCGAACGAACTCTTCTCCCTCCATGGTCTCCTCGACCGATTTGTTGGTTCGGTAATCCCATTGCCGAATGGTAACGTGCGTCCCGTTGTCTTCGGCGATCCGGCCATTGGAGATCGCTGCCCCTTGGATATAGTCCGAAAGATAACGGGCGCAGCCCAACTGCGTTTGCAGTTCATCCGGAGTGATTTGCGCATCGGCTTTCCAGTTCTTTTGCGCTAGAGGCTCAAGCCACCGATGGAACGAGTCTCGGTCTTGAACCCCTTCGAATTCCATCTCTTGGGGAATGTCGAGTTTTCCTTGATCGAAGAGGATTTTCAATCCCCGTAAGAACTTCTTTTGAAAGAGGGCTGCTAAGACTTCTTCTTGGATGCCTGGTGCATCCGGAGGGATCGGGATCCAGCAGGGTTTGGTACTCGCATCCCCAGTGGAGAGCGAGACGCCACCGGAGGTCATCATGGCGTGGATATGCACATGGGTCAGCATGCGCTGCCCCCAAGTGTGCAACGTGAGAATAATCCCCGGCTTGCAGCCGAATTCTCGTTGAGCGATCTCGAGCAACGTCTTTTGCG includes these proteins:
- a CDS encoding transposase produces the protein MQDLLPTVRIHTASSHTVQSVLLRYSKSFRFSHHVPFHERRVLDKLLDCRRGSFGSTYYGCETCQQGRILYSQCHDRHCPNCGWLKRKAWLQQIIAWNLPTTYYHTVFTVPHELNPLIRANPSAVYQLFFRRSQKTLLEIAQREFGCKPGIILTLHTWGQRMLTHVHIHAMMTSGGVSLSTGDASTKPCWIPIPPDAPGIQEEVLAALFQKKFLRGLKILFDQGKLDIPQEMEFEGVQDRDSFHRWLEPLAQKNWKADAQITPDELQTQLGCARYLSDYIQGAAISNGRIAEDNGTHVTIRQWDYRTNKSVEETMEGEEFVRRFLLHIVPSNVHRVRYAGLFQGKGRKETLQRVRLLLAKHNADSLGKRHASLPPSARLQELELPKIDNRPKCLRCGTPGMRLEGYRDRMETWEFIHRVEHAIEQYSKAPTTLDQLIRSKARLESFAPKQGLLGNWKRALAVKELLAWTVVQCCSDDLCDGENLQTNEASLRFGATCCYVSVNLPLPEI